AGCTGTGCATGAATGAGTGCCATGATTGCCGAAGAGGAATGACGTTTTTCCATAACTGAATCTGGAAGGAAATTGCTTTGAATCTTAAACTTGTAATGCTAAGTAAGCCGAATTATTTTCAGATGTTTTTCACTAACCAacagaaaaatttcaaatagacTAATATTGTCTACTGTCCGTGACATTGTAACTGGTATTAATAACAGCACACTCATCTTTTGAAAGTCTATGAAATTTTCACTATTAATGTGGGTTGTTTCCTAAGTAAATGTGGTCATTTAATACCATTCCAAAAACATAATGTAATCAACATTCAATTAGATCTAAAAATATATGTACTAAATCTTTTATTGTGCAGAAAAAAATTGCTTTgtttaaaaatataatttttaaggcatACTGCTTAAGCTCAAAGATGTCAAGGGCATTTTCTAACTTTAAAtgtcgactaacttaaaactttcATTAGGTAGTGTTGTATTGtgatgatacattcatcgatatcattcacgtaaaaattgtataaaaggaggCTTAAACATAAGCCCTGAGGaatacccatgtagctgaatcgtattgtcgacaaacatagtgcatgcgtttctcggacaatagattatacagaaagttattcaaaacttgCGAAAGACCATACCGATGCAACTTCACAGTGAGATTTttgatggaaactgaatcaaaggcCATTTGGATGTCTAGGTAAATGgaagccatttgttctttacgagcaaatgccatttgaattcctGTTGAGAACAATGCAAGATAATCGTTCATACCTtcgcccctgcggaagccaaattgtgtatctgaaagtaagccattagtctgtacccaattgtctagacaaaAGAgattcattttttcgaacaattttcggatACAGTAAAGCAGAGCAATCGACCGGTACGAATTGTGAGCGGagactggtttccctggttttcaaatagctaaccctcagttgtcttctgtcaggtgggacaatattacactctaggaacttgttgaattaaTTCAAGTCAGgctgatttttcaacaagttgaattggaTTCCGCCTAATCCTGGGGTTTCGTTGtaacatgacaagagcgcaaatgAGTTTTCCACCATCGAAAACGGAGTTTCTTTCGCATTCGTTTTCGTGACGCAGAGGGTCTTCTGTTTCGAAACAGAGTTGGGGCCTTTTAgaattttagcgaaatcgaatatccggCGGTTTGCATATTCTTCGTTCCAATTTatgttgtttgtttttgttgcgcattagTCAggttgtgttccaaagagtgctcattgatttaTCTTTTGATAATACGTCTAGAAACTGACGCCAGTACCCGCGTTTCTTAGCTGTTATTAGGTTAAGCACTTGAATATCTACCGCCGCATATTTTTCCTAATTATcaggtttcattttaaacactgaAGCTCTCTACACGTTTAAACCTGagtactctttgtcccaccacaggTTGGGAGGacagatgttagttttcgcgccggatacatgtttcgtctgagcttgagccGCGGTATCGAAAATCAAGCCAGCCACTCTATTTCTCTTACTCGGCCTCCAGagaaagttgttgagttctttcaagtttctcagatatcgcggtcccatagctattccaatcaatatttcgtgtaaggtcatacaaaacattgattgcccCCGACGGTTTTAATCTGCTTGTGATTGAAATTACTATAGGTAATTTTACAAGCTccaaatgtaatttgcactcggctaccaagtgccacgGTTTGGATTTATATGAATCAATTATTCAACGAACAGTTATTAGCTccgtggttcagtcgagtaaccgatgtgcttgtgatctgatgtttctcggttcaagtcgcgatgcTGCTAAcgaacttttgttttttatttcgttgaattcaagccatgtaattttcaaatcacataattttacatgttcttgaataaaaatttgtgcgaaatatgacgctccgattatgtgcatcttataagatgtaaaatttcaagattttttcgaactgtaaaCGGTAACTAGATTGTTGAGtgaagggataaatccagcgcaattTCGGAagctaaccaagtttcgcaatgGATCTTTTTTGTGATTATACTTCTACAACTCCACTGTAATACAGTGATCAAATCCTTTACCTCGATGAATTAACCATCGAagaatacgatcgctgaaagaaggggccaatttagattagttttatttttcctCGAGTATATCGAATACATAAATTATTCAGAACCCCACTAGAAATGTTCCCGAAGATTCTTTCGAATCTGTTTTATGGTCGTTATAACAAAGAATTTTAGAAAACAAATAAGAATTTCGTTAAATTCCTACACATCCTCAACTTTTTTTGAattcatgtattttttttagGCAAGAGTGATTGACGACAAATTGTGTGTTTGGAATGATTCCCAtactcatacacacacaaagAATTAAAATTGTGTTTCTAAAAGAAACGGAAAATGGTGTTTCTGCTGGTTTAAGACGAATATTTTTAAGTTAAAAGTGTTTTTATTTCAGTGAAGGCTAATTGTAAAGTTTGAACTTTGGAAATAAGAACCGTAAAATAACCAAAAAGTACTGATAGAATGTGGTAGAATCTTACAGTATTACTTTATCGGGAACTAGTAAAATATCATCCATCTATGACAAGACCGTTGTGcaaaagatcaattttttttctttcctaaAAATACGTTGTGATAACCAAAAATTATTCGCGAAAAACATTATTAAGCAGTCCGAAATGGAATTCATatcgatttctcaaaaatgaataaaccgattttcacccaCATTCTAAtaaaacgtcattccattttttttcgactAATGTTCAATTTTTGAGTTTGACCGGACATGACGTtattacgaaaaattaaaaaaaaaacttcttcaaattACATCAAATGTTTTTTTGCGATAATCGGTTTCGGATGTTTCAACGCTCATGAGATAGACACCAATACGACTGTGTCCTGTAACCAATTGGGTCACCGAATCACCAAGAGCTGGAATTAAAATGGGTTATTTTTTGCTTTAGCGATAATTATTTATCATCTGATCGTTCACAAGAATATATTTACAGTTATTTCATCACTCAAGTATCAATTCCCCAAAACCGTATTTTCCAATGCTTACACTAATTTAGTTGATCCCCTTCGTAAGTGTTATATTTGGTGCGAGGTTGAATTCCTCACAAATTCTAGTTCTTGTACCGATTCTAGTATttataaatgaaaatttcttaattttcacagtgaagtgaagtttttttttcagtagaaTAACGTCGATATCAACACAAACTTACTGTTTGTTAATGTTTGAAACCTCCCTTCCACCACCCTTGGATGCGAATTCCATCTGATTTCTTCTAATTTCCAAATATTTCATCGTCCTCGCCGAGTATTCGAGGTGAATGCTGAATCAGCTCGGCTCCGATCTACTGTTTCACCCACACAATCTCATTGGTCCGCTCGCAGTAGGCTAGTGTTGCTAGGTTAGCAGGttctgttgttgatgttgttgaaTGTGtggaattttttctaaaaatacacTTATTTTGCTTTCCGCTTGGGTTTGGTGTTTTTGGAACGGGGTCGGAATATCACTTTGAACGCTCGGAGATGATGGTCACTCATGGACATGTGGATAGGGTCGTTGACACAAATAAGGACGCATTTTCATCGGTGATTTCTTCATTTGTGGCATTCTAATGTTTATTTATGTTGTTACAAATTTTCACACAACGGTTTTGGTTATATTCCAGAATTCAATCAGAGTGTCATCATCTCCGTAAAGTGGATCAATGATCTATGGAAGTGACTTTCTGAGAGACCTTCTGTTCAGTAAATCTCCATGAGCTGAAATCTGTTCGGTTAGGAATGTTTGTTAGAAAAGAACAGGTGACACACGAAATGAGCGGGTGATCGCAGTAGGCGTGGGTGTTTTGCTACGATGTGTGCACGCTACCTCCGCAGAGTATAAGTTTATGCGCTGGCTAATTCGATTTTGCGGTGAATAGTTGGCTAACTAGTCACCGTCCGATGAGTAGGCTATGGCATTAGTTCGGGATTGATTGTTTGTCTACAGTCGAAGGGTCGAATTGTTTGAGCTGAATTtaggtggatttttttttgaaaatctgctGCTAACACGTGGTgaataaatttagtttttttatatTGACTCTACCCTTCGACGAACAACTTGCTAACAATATTGATATGCttgtacgttttttttttcgtaaaagtTCCTCGAATAGGTGGTTAGTTCCCGCCTAGAGGGAACATTTTCTTGAACACTTGTAATGCAGATTGCCTATCTAGCGGGCAAGTTTTATACAGTTCATCGCAGGACCGTGCCGTCTGTTGTTTTCCATTCTTGATGGCTTCCTTGATTGCTGTTCCATCCAACATGTAGTCCACCAGTGAGTTCCTATCACAAATACCGAATGTtaattaaaaatataaattattttcaaattttcatataatcTTACTCCGACAAAGCCAAAATCATATGTTCGATTTGATCTGCCGTTCCAACCTGCATGTGATAGTCCGAGGAACGCACGTAGCTACAAATCGCCTTCTGCATGCATGAGCCCGAGTCAATGTTGTTCTGTGCTAGAAAATCATCCATTTTGTTCAACATATCGGTGACTCCGGTCAGATCACTCGCATCGTTACTACGATAATGACCACTTCCGTAACCACCACCACCGAAGGCACCAACCAGCTTGGGTAGAATCAGCAGGGCTCCAATTCCGACCAGTGTCCCGAGAATGACACCGCCAAGATCAATTTTCAACGGAGCGTATCCTCCTACACCGGAACTCGAGTACCCGTACCCGTTCAATCCAGTACCGTACCCAGTTGTTCCCAAGCCGAGTCGTTGAGCACGATCACTAGCCGATTCGGTTGGGTAAGAGGTGGTCTCATTCGGTCGGCGCCAGTTATTGCTAGGAAAAGTAGTGTTTAACAGAAATTAATCACCCGTTAAAAGAATGGAACATTATATTTTGCATCATGGAACTTGACTTTGACTAATCTTGTCAGTGATATATCGGAGATTTAACATTTTGTTTAAAACAAACGGATCTAAAAACTTATCATCTTATTTCATTGTGTAGCCTACTGCGATACTAATTATTTCTTTACAACAATTTACACTAAGGCGGCAGTTTTTGCACACAACTAACATTTTTTAATAACACACAGTTGTCCGTACCTTTGAGTATAAGCACATCCCAACAATGCAGAAGCAACTAACACAAATAACGCCACTTGTTTGCTGAACATGTTCACTGAATACTTTTCCActtctccgaaaaaaaaaacgaatattcTATGTAGAACAATTCAACAGCATAGAACAACCCCTATTCTTAAAAACACAGAAATGCCACCGTACCAAGCGTACCAAACGAAATGATCATAAATCCTTAATCAATTCACGTTTTATATGAGAATCATGTCACAGCCGGTGTACCTCGAAACAATAGGCTCCATCCAGCCTGATGGGGCAATCGGTATGGCCATCCCCCACCCCACACCGTGGCGTACAGCATTGGAGTAGACCTCGctttcgttatctccttcttcctgatgaaaacagtgTCGCGATTTGAAAAGTGCAAGTAGTAGTAGATTAGGCAGCAGCAAAATCCTCGTAGCATGAAATTTGCCAGCACTTACCTACTGCGATTGTCACACCCAAAGGGTCTTTCGCTGCTTTTTCTGTGGCTTCTTATTTCCCTTCCGcttaaatcagtttttttctTCAGCTTGCACTATAATCAAGCAAGCGTTGGATTTAAATTGTACCCACGATAGTCGTCAAGTCGCGTACAATTCTTGTTTATTTGAGCACAAATTTGAATTGTTTTGTTGTGTATGGCATCTATCCGATGTCATAAACAGTAGGAAGCATGAAGGCAGTATGATGAAACGGATGATGTCAAAGCTATATATGGTACTTAGATTACGACACCAGTAATTTTAGGCTTTGCGAAaaggaaaatgttttttttggcACCCTAATAGACTAAATTGGTGACTTAATACAAGGTGACTAAACATCGTGCCATCGTGGCGATAAACGTGGTGATGCCGCCACCTGCTGGCACAAATCGTAAATTaacgaatatttttttaaagcttTTTTAACTCTGATGGTCATTTCTTTTgaagtatcgattcttgtcattgACTATACTTTGTAGGCGCGGATCATAGAGGAAGGAATCACTGGAAAATTAAATTAGcaaaaataaggagtgtatcgaaaatccacaattttttctttcaaattatgacaaaaaacgatattttattcaaactaaaaattgatcctttattgtacgaggttaaatttgagcataatgaaaactggatgaaatttaagttattccttcacgaattttcgaacttttgatcaaacgctcttcatcatgttccggacaagtgttgcgtcgcttttttttggacgcttgagtccaaaattttttgaactgcatttgcatgttcccagctgcttcaccagtcttcttgaagaccctcttcacgattgcgtagtaacgttcgatgggtcgaagctgaggccaatttggtggattgatatttttctcaacgaaatttatacccttttccgcaagccaactgagagtggttttggcatagtgagccgacgctaaatccggccaaaacagtggaagtgtactatgcttcttatataaaggcagcaatctcttctggagacactcagatcgatagatttctgcatttatagttccggtagtgtaaaaaatggttgacctcaaaccacaggaacatattgcttgccataccagtacctttcgatcgaatttctccacttgaatcgaccgttccgcatcgctcacatcctccccaacgacaacagtgaagtatagtggacctggaagggtttttgagtccaccttcacataagtttcatcgtgcatgcatccggacactgcaaaagacgcgaatacaatttccgggcccttgttgctgctcgcttcttctgttctacactttgtttcgagattttttgcttcttctgggtcttcaggtgatttcgcctcttgatacgctggatcattccgacactcgttcctgcttttttggccaaatcgcgtattgacattgatttgttcttcatgattagagataccactttctggtccagtttcgggttgaaagaaccgggttttctgtctcttcctgaTGGCTCATCCAAAAACTAGTATTCCCCAAACTtaataatgatggttttaacactggcatgatgaatttcaaaccgcttcgccaattttcgcatagttatACCCTTCTCAGTCAGCCATGtgttcagaaccttaattttcacttccttttcaatacgcgacattttgaaaacgcagaatttcaaccgcacaaacaagtaaacaaacgaaagctgacagccaaacgcacagcatactgtgatctgagcataaaaaaccatcacaaatacatgcgtacaacacaaatgtatgtggatagcttattttcgatacactccttaagccCGgacgggccaagtgtcataaagcaatcgactcagttcattgagtTGAGCAATGCCTATGTGTATGTAGGTTTATGTCAATAAattgtcattcacttttctcggggatgatttaactgatttttgcaaacttaagTACTAGTGAAAGGTACTATAGTCCCATAGaaaactattgaattttatccggatcccatCTCCAGTTCCGAAGATACAGGACGAAgtgtatttgaaatttcaaaccgtcatctaAAGTGACGATAACAAAtctgctttaatccacctaatagagtaatgatgcctttctcatattacttatattttcaaaactatCACTAGAGGATTCTGTCACGAATATTTTCTTtcgaatttgaataaaattacatAACCTATTTGAAGGAATcactgaattaaaaaaatggatATTCACTTCAAAAATGGAAtttaatttgttttgaaaaaaaggcgggtgggtaatgtcaggtcGTGAATATGAATAGTACACTTTTATACGTAGGAAAATCAATAATTGTTCGTATTAGTTGGTTGGTTGTGTGAATTTTACACTTTTTATTACTTTGCTTCCTGAATAGTAATGGTGCATCTGTGCTAAAGTATGACTTActgacgacaaacatattctaccaccaGGCCCGTACTCAGGATTTCGTTTCAAGATGGGTTCTCAGTTACAAAAATAATACTGAATTCGCAAACTAATCTCAAACTAATCTCAGCTCAAAATGATAATCTGGCAAAATACTACTAAAAGAAAGTCTTACGTTACTATAAATATAATGAGAAACGCTGAGattaataataaatattgcgAAATCCCAGTGGAATTGAACGTGGTTCCGAATTCAATGGTCAAATTGAAGTTCGGAaaccagatcaagaattcagttaatgaattcagttctagaattctggaactgaactcattttgagAATTCCGAgtttaattctagaactgaattcagttctcaAATATAATTCTAGAACCCAAGCTTCGAATTCAATTCCTGCATGCAgggtctgaattctgaaactgaattcaggaattaaattctaaCACTGAATTTCTGATTaagaaatcagttccaaaattccacAGTTTTGGTACAGAAACTTGATCTAGAATTCAAATCTTgatttttgttccagaattttgCAGGTGAATTCCTGAATCAGCATTCTGGTTAAGAATTCCGAACTTAAATTAAGgcacaaaattcagttccaaaatctagtttaGAAACCAAACCCAGAAATCTAGATCCAGAACCTAGAAAAGTTGAGGTTTTGTACATAAATATGGTATAGATATTTTGAGTTTGTGATAAGAAGGTTTGAAGAAATTGTGCGTCTTCCGTAGCATGACA
This genomic window from Malaya genurostris strain Urasoe2022 chromosome 1, Malgen_1.1, whole genome shotgun sequence contains:
- the LOC131430901 gene encoding uncharacterized protein LOC131430901 gives rise to the protein MFSKQVALFVLVASALLGCAYTQSNNWRRPNETTSYPTESASDRAQRLGLGTTGYGTGLNGYGYSSSGVGGYAPLKIDLGGVILGTLVGIGALLILPKLVGAFGGGGYGSGHYRSNDASDLTGVTDMLNKMDDFLAQNNIDSGSCMQKAICSYVRSSDYHMQVGTADQIEHMILALSENSLVDYMLDGTAIKEAIKNGKQQTARSCDELYKTCPLDRQSALQVFKKMFPLGGN